GCATGTGAACCCCTTATGGGTTTGCGTATTTTGATAGTGTTAATGCTACTTGAATTTGACAATATTTCAGTGATCGAATTCAAGAAAATGAAATGGCGTTCCTATTTTTTGAAAATAGGTGACCATTTTTATATTTTAAACATAACAACCAAGTAACGTATTGATAAAAAAGAATTAAATCATCAAAAAAAGAGAAATTATATGTAAAAAAAGAGAAACTATTTATTCTAGAATAAGCTACTAACTCGCTTTAAATCTGAATTATCGGCTACTTATTAAGCAAAGAAGTAGTCGATAATCATATTTAGAATGGGGAATGATAGGATGAAGATCCTAGCTATTATTACTGAGTTGCCAGCCATGTTTTACTGATTTTAAAAACCGCCTTTTTAATTTTTTGTGAAACATTTACCTGACAAGTAGGTCGATGAACTTCTCCGGGATAAAAAATCGCAAAATCGCCAGTATCAAGCAATAAACGGGTTGTAATAGGTGGGTTATCTAAGAAAATCAAATCTGGTTTTGTCTCTTGATATTGATGAGGATAAGTAATCGTTGTACTGGTAGAGATCATCTCTTGACCCTTCAGTACAACTTGAATATCAAGATAATGGTCATGGAACTCACTTTTTAAGTTTTCTTCACGATCTGTAGTCGGTG
This portion of the Proteus vulgaris genome encodes:
- a CDS encoding YhcH/YjgK/YiaL family protein; amino-acid sequence: MIIGNLKQLDATMLPPALLKLLTKKELSLNVLQEKSEGTYNIIDNDVFYIISTPTTDREENLKSEFHDHYLDIQVVLKGQEMISTSTTITYPHQYQETKPDLIFLDNPPITTRLLLDTGDFAIFYPGEVHRPTCQVNVSQKIKKAVFKISKTWLATQ